A section of the Candidatus Tisiphia endosymbiont of Nedyus quadrimaculatus genome encodes:
- a CDS encoding acetyl-CoA carboxylase biotin carboxylase subunit yields the protein MTKPLFDKILIANRGEIALRIMQTLKKMGIKSVAVYSEADTHSMHVQYADEAYYIGNSPATESYLSIKNIVNAIRASGASAVHPGYGFLSENSNFANILKREGVALIGPNASAIKKMGDKIEAKKIAMEAGVSLVPGYIGTISNINQAIEIAEKIGFPVIVKATAGGGGRGMRVVKNSEEMANAFESAKLEAVNNFSDGRLFIEKLIKSPRHIEIQLLADQYGNSVCLGERECSIQRYHQKVIEEAPSSFITEEIRQKMYKETLALSSKVGYYSAGTVEFIVDLDKNFYFLEMNTRLQVEHPVTELITGIDIVEEMIKIAAGEKLSFSQEDIKLKGHAFESRICAENPTRGFLSSSGRITEYAEPPKNANIRVDTGLGLGGEVSMFYDSMIAKLCTYGETREQAIEVMRSALSAYIIQGISHNISFLEAVISHPRFIAGDINTAFIEEEYPDGFSGASLTSEITKIFLATAIFIYIAEQKRASLISGQIVDQTHKIGTRWVVSIDDKLFPVLIKSVDYGYNIRQENDRIYIRSNWNLGSRLFSCIVNGRKANIKLDNILTGYMLSHSGITVKAYVRSPRMSELEALMITKNIQEEQTELHAPLAGQIIAIKVQEGSKVVIGQEIMVLTAMKMENILVAERNGKIAKILVNEKDQVVSGQVLLEFA from the coding sequence ATGACTAAACCATTATTTGATAAAATTTTAATCGCCAATCGTGGTGAAATAGCTTTGAGAATAATGCAAACCCTAAAGAAGATGGGTATTAAATCAGTTGCCGTATATTCTGAAGCAGATACACATTCAATGCATGTACAATATGCTGATGAAGCTTATTATATCGGCAATTCTCCTGCCACTGAGAGCTATTTGTCAATTAAAAATATTGTAAATGCTATTAGAGCAAGTGGTGCTTCGGCGGTGCATCCAGGATATGGATTTTTATCAGAAAATTCAAATTTTGCAAATATCTTAAAAAGGGAAGGAGTTGCCTTAATAGGTCCCAATGCTTCTGCTATTAAGAAAATGGGTGATAAAATTGAAGCAAAAAAAATCGCTATGGAAGCAGGAGTCAGCCTAGTCCCTGGCTATATTGGGACTATCAGCAATATAAATCAGGCCATAGAAATTGCAGAAAAAATAGGTTTCCCTGTTATAGTTAAGGCAACAGCTGGCGGTGGTGGTCGTGGAATGAGAGTGGTAAAAAACTCTGAAGAAATGGCTAATGCCTTTGAATCAGCTAAGCTTGAGGCAGTAAATAATTTTAGCGATGGTAGATTATTCATTGAAAAATTAATTAAGTCCCCAAGGCATATTGAAATACAATTATTAGCTGATCAGTATGGTAACAGTGTTTGTCTTGGTGAGCGAGAATGTTCAATTCAACGTTATCATCAAAAAGTGATTGAAGAAGCCCCAAGCTCCTTTATTACCGAGGAAATACGGCAGAAAATGTATAAAGAGACCTTAGCTTTATCTAGCAAGGTAGGTTATTACTCAGCCGGTACAGTTGAATTTATAGTTGATTTAGATAAGAATTTTTATTTCCTTGAGATGAATACTAGGCTACAAGTTGAGCATCCAGTAACTGAACTGATCACTGGTATTGACATAGTAGAAGAAATGATAAAAATTGCTGCTGGTGAAAAATTATCATTTTCTCAAGAAGATATAAAATTAAAGGGGCATGCGTTTGAATCTAGAATTTGTGCAGAAAATCCAACGCGTGGATTTCTGTCGTCTAGCGGTAGAATTACTGAATATGCAGAACCACCAAAAAATGCTAACATACGTGTGGATACAGGTCTTGGACTTGGTGGAGAAGTCAGTATGTTTTATGATTCAATGATTGCAAAACTTTGTACTTACGGAGAGACCAGAGAACAAGCTATTGAGGTTATGCGTTCTGCTTTAAGTGCTTACATAATACAAGGTATTTCTCATAATATTAGTTTCTTAGAAGCAGTAATATCACATCCTCGTTTTATAGCAGGTGATATAAATACTGCATTTATAGAAGAAGAATATCCAGATGGTTTTTCTGGAGCAAGCTTAACTTCTGAAATCACTAAAATATTCCTCGCTACAGCCATTTTTATTTATATTGCCGAACAAAAACGTGCTTCGTTAATTTCTGGTCAAATAGTCGATCAAACTCATAAAATCGGCACTAGATGGGTTGTATCAATTGATGATAAACTATTTCCAGTTTTAATTAAATCAGTAGATTATGGTTATAATATAAGACAAGAAAATGATAGAATTTATATACGTAGTAACTGGAACTTAGGCAGTAGACTCTTTTCCTGTATTGTAAATGGTAGAAAAGCCAATATAAAACTTGACAATATCTTAACAGGTTATATGTTATCACATTCAGGTATTACTGTTAAAGCCTATGTCCGTTCCCCACGGATGTCTGAACTAGAAGCGTTGATGATTACAAAAAATATCCAAGAAGAGCAAACAGAACTGCACGCCCCGCTTGCGGGACAAATTATTGCAATTAAGGTTCAAGAAGGCAGTAAGGTAGTTATTGGTCAAGAGATTATGGTTTTAACTGCCATGAAAATGGAAAATATACTTGTTGCTGAGCGTAATGGGAAAATTGCTAAAATCCTAGTTAATGAGAAAGATCAGGTGGTTAGTGGGCAGGTGTTACTTGAATTTGCTTAG
- a CDS encoding acyl-CoA carboxylase subunit beta, with protein sequence MNQHIVNSPESLDEKRNNARQGGGGERIALQHKKGKLTARERIEVLLDPESFEETGMFVEHRCSNFGMNDKKFLGDGIITGHGTINGRLVFVYSQDFTVLGGSLGEYHAKKICTILDSALAVGAPVIGINDSGGARIQEGVDALGGYGELFQRNVIASGIIPQITLIMGPCAGGAVYSPALTDFIFMVKNTSYMFVTGPDVVKTVTGEEVSQEQLGGAKMHTTKSGVADLAFKNDIELLLETRRFFNFLPLSNRSPLPHRRTEDPADRVDMSLNTLVPSIPNKAYDMKELIERIVDEGEFFELQPDFARNIIIGFGYMEGRPIGFVANQPLHLAGCLDINASRKAARFVRFCDAFNIPIVTLVDVPGFLPGTDQEHNGIIKHGAKLLYAYAEATVPKITIITRKAYGGAYIVMNSKHLRGDMNYAWFNSEIAVLGAEGAAEIIFKEACKDPESKKQKIQEYKDTVTSPFAAASRGYLDDIIKPQNTRWRICKALNFLQNKKIQLPWKKHDNLPL encoded by the coding sequence ATGAATCAACATATTGTAAATTCTCCTGAATCACTTGATGAAAAGCGTAATAATGCCCGTCAAGGTGGGGGGGGAGAGAGAATCGCCTTACAACATAAAAAAGGTAAGCTTACTGCGAGAGAAAGGATAGAAGTATTGCTAGATCCTGAGAGTTTTGAAGAAACAGGAATGTTTGTTGAACATAGATGCAGTAACTTTGGCATGAACGACAAGAAATTCCTAGGGGACGGTATAATAACTGGACATGGCACTATAAATGGTAGGTTGGTTTTTGTGTATAGCCAGGATTTTACCGTGTTAGGTGGATCTCTTGGGGAATATCACGCTAAAAAAATTTGCACTATACTCGATTCTGCTTTGGCAGTAGGAGCACCAGTTATTGGCATAAATGATTCGGGGGGTGCAAGAATTCAGGAAGGGGTTGACGCTCTTGGTGGTTATGGAGAATTATTTCAACGCAATGTAATTGCTTCCGGTATTATTCCACAAATCACCTTAATTATGGGGCCTTGTGCTGGTGGTGCTGTTTATTCCCCCGCCTTAACAGATTTCATATTCATGGTTAAAAATACTTCTTATATGTTTGTAACAGGACCAGACGTAGTTAAAACTGTTACAGGTGAAGAAGTAAGCCAAGAACAACTTGGCGGAGCAAAAATGCATACTACAAAGAGTGGTGTTGCTGACCTTGCTTTTAAAAATGATATAGAGCTACTTCTAGAAACTAGAAGGTTCTTTAATTTTTTACCTCTATCAAATCGTAGTCCCCTACCACATCGTCGTACCGAAGACCCAGCTGATCGGGTTGATATGTCTCTAAACACCTTAGTCCCAAGCATTCCGAACAAAGCTTATGACATGAAAGAATTAATTGAGCGTATTGTTGATGAAGGAGAATTTTTTGAGCTGCAACCAGATTTTGCTAGAAACATTATAATCGGCTTTGGTTATATGGAAGGAAGACCTATAGGATTTGTTGCGAATCAACCATTACATTTAGCTGGCTGTTTGGATATTAACGCATCAAGAAAGGCAGCAAGGTTTGTTCGTTTTTGTGATGCGTTTAATATCCCAATAGTAACTCTAGTTGATGTACCAGGTTTTTTACCTGGCACTGATCAAGAGCATAACGGAATTATTAAACATGGAGCAAAATTGTTATATGCGTACGCTGAAGCAACTGTACCAAAAATTACCATAATTACTAGGAAAGCTTATGGTGGAGCTTATATAGTGATGAACTCAAAACATCTTCGTGGTGATATGAATTACGCGTGGTTCAACTCAGAAATTGCAGTACTTGGGGCTGAAGGAGCTGCTGAAATAATATTTAAAGAAGCATGCAAAGATCCAGAATCAAAAAAACAAAAAATCCAAGAGTATAAAGATACTGTTACTTCTCCTTTCGCTGCAGCATCTAGAGGATACCTAGACGATATTATAAAGCCTCAAAATACTAGATGGCGCATATGTAAAGCACTAAACTTTCTTCAAAACAAAAAAATACAATTACCATGGAAGAAGCATGATAACTTACCACTTTAG
- the rpe gene encoding ribulose-phosphate 3-epimerase, protein MKIIKISPSLLSADFANLQKEISSLEEAGADMIHIDVMDGHFVPNLTFGPPIIKALRVHTTLPFDVHLMINNPEYSIKDYASSGADIITIHPETTIHLDRTLGIIQNLGLKAGVALLPSTSPNSIDYIIDKVDLILAMTVNPGFSSQKFIENQLEKVKIISEKIKNFGKPIMLSVDGGINDVTGKNCIKAGADILVSGNFIFQSKDYKKQIDLLRH, encoded by the coding sequence GTGAAAATAATTAAGATCTCACCTTCGTTACTATCAGCAGATTTTGCTAATTTGCAAAAAGAAATCAGTTCTTTGGAGGAAGCTGGGGCTGATATGATCCATATAGACGTTATGGATGGACATTTTGTACCTAACTTAACATTTGGACCTCCTATAATAAAAGCTTTAAGAGTTCACACTACATTACCATTTGACGTACATTTAATGATTAATAACCCAGAATATTCGATTAAAGACTATGCTAGTAGCGGAGCGGATATTATCACTATCCATCCTGAAACCACTATCCATCTTGACAGAACTTTAGGTATTATTCAAAATTTAGGGCTAAAAGCTGGGGTGGCACTACTTCCCTCTACAAGTCCAAATTCTATAGATTATATTATTGATAAAGTAGATCTAATTCTAGCAATGACCGTAAACCCCGGTTTTTCTAGCCAAAAGTTTATAGAGAATCAGCTAGAGAAAGTCAAAATTATTTCAGAAAAAATCAAAAATTTTGGTAAACCTATAATGCTTTCTGTAGATGGAGGAATAAATGATGTTACCGGTAAGAACTGTATAAAAGCTGGAGCTGATATTTTAGTATCAGGTAATTTTATTTTCCAATCAAAAGATTATAAAAAACAAATAGACTTACTAAGACATTAA
- a CDS encoding M48 family metallopeptidase, translating into MKHQQITLDKLGSDINIPVRYSNKAKRISIRINHKGAELVLPNKNFNTGYKFLLEKESWIRQNLQKFLNKPPVDYNTITVFDEVYSLLNIDADYEKVQITDDVIQIYSLPSQHKSTLVRFLKDMLLLETTKLVTLLAKEHNINFTKIKIMNNKGKWGSCSSKAVLAFNWRLIFAPKKILKYLVVHEMCHIIEMNHSPRFWNLVARLYPDYKLARLWLKEHGNNLHQYLMS; encoded by the coding sequence ATGAAACATCAGCAGATTACTTTAGATAAACTAGGGTCTGATATTAATATTCCAGTAAGATATAGTAATAAAGCCAAACGAATTAGCATTAGAATAAACCACAAAGGAGCTGAATTAGTTTTACCTAATAAAAATTTTAATACAGGATATAAATTCTTGTTAGAAAAAGAATCTTGGATTAGACAAAATTTGCAAAAATTCTTAAACAAGCCCCCCGTCGATTATAACACAATAACAGTCTTTGACGAAGTATATTCGTTATTAAATATTGATGCAGATTATGAAAAAGTACAAATCACGGATGATGTTATTCAAATATATTCTTTACCCTCACAACACAAAAGTACTTTAGTAAGGTTTTTGAAAGATATGTTGTTACTAGAAACCACAAAACTGGTTACTCTTCTAGCGAAAGAACATAATATAAACTTTACTAAAATTAAAATTATGAATAATAAGGGCAAATGGGGAAGTTGCTCTAGTAAGGCTGTACTTGCTTTTAATTGGCGTCTTATTTTTGCTCCAAAAAAAATATTAAAATACTTAGTGGTCCATGAAATGTGTCATATAATTGAAATGAATCACAGTCCTCGTTTTTGGAATTTAGTAGCAAGACTTTATCCAGACTATAAGTTGGCTAGATTATGGCTTAAGGAACATGGCAATAATCTCCATCAATATTTAATGTCTTAG
- a CDS encoding DUF6290 family protein has product MHTLSFDVDDQLNEQIETFAKVHDRSKAYVLRKAVELYLVNQNDLTIGRQALDEFYNDGFKTYSLNQIKKENGL; this is encoded by the coding sequence ATGCATACTTTATCTTTTGATGTAGATGATCAGTTAAATGAACAAATTGAAACTTTTGCTAAAGTGCATGACCGTAGTAAAGCCTATGTACTAAGAAAAGCTGTAGAGTTATATTTAGTCAATCAAAATGATCTTACAATTGGCAGGCAAGCTTTAGATGAGTTTTATAACGATGGTTTTAAAACTTACTCATTAAATCAAATTAAAAAGGAAAATGGCTTATAG
- a CDS encoding type II toxin-antitoxin system RelE family toxin: MAYSILFTDRSRKQFSKLNKDIQQRIIHYLESRISINPHDFGKSLVGEKKGLWRYRVDDYRIICNISNNESLILVIDVGHRREIYD; the protein is encoded by the coding sequence ATGGCTTATAGTATTCTGTTTACGGATCGTAGTAGAAAACAATTTTCAAAATTAAATAAAGATATACAACAACGTATAATTCACTATTTGGAAAGCAGAATCTCTATTAATCCTCATGATTTTGGCAAAAGTCTTGTTGGAGAGAAGAAAGGTCTTTGGCGTTACAGAGTTGATGATTATAGAATTATTTGCAATATTAGTAATAACGAATCGCTGATCTTGGTTATTGATGTAGGACATAGACGTGAAATATATGATTAA
- the lpdA gene encoding dihydrolipoyl dehydrogenase produces MENYDLAIIGGGPGGYVAAIRAAQLNKKVVLIEKEHLGGVCLNWGCIPTKALLKSAELFQKIRHAKDYGIIVGEASFDLKKIVQRSRDISMQLTSGIKSLLKKNKVTIIDGTARLGTGKVVDINNNGQKISIKAKDIIIATGARYRILDGFEPDGKQIITSKEAMVLDKLPKSMIIVGSGAIGIEFASFYNALGTNVTVIEAQNRILPSEDEEISLMARKTFEKKGIKIHTNSKLLNHSKTQDHVVVEVEIDGKNYKIQAEILLIAVGIVGNTENLNLEKTNIKIDRGHIITNQFMQTSEEGIYAIGDVTSAPWLAHKASHEGIIAAETIAGLKAHPIEKRNIPGCTYSSPQIASVGLTEEQAKKAGYQVKIGRFPSIANGKALVDGYNEGMIKTIFDVKTGELLGAHLIGEEVTELIQGYVIARTMEGTELDLMNSIFPHPTLSEMMGEAVLQAYGRAIHI; encoded by the coding sequence ATGGAAAATTACGATCTAGCGATTATTGGTGGTGGACCAGGTGGTTACGTGGCTGCGATTAGGGCTGCACAACTAAATAAAAAAGTTGTGTTGATTGAGAAGGAGCATTTAGGGGGAGTCTGCTTAAATTGGGGTTGTATACCAACAAAAGCATTGCTTAAATCAGCTGAATTATTTCAAAAAATTAGACATGCTAAAGATTATGGTATTATAGTAGGCGAAGCAAGTTTTGACCTAAAAAAAATAGTACAGCGTTCTAGAGATATATCGATGCAGTTAACATCTGGTATTAAATCTCTGCTAAAAAAAAATAAGGTTACGATAATTGATGGCACGGCTAGGCTAGGAACAGGCAAGGTAGTAGATATCAATAATAATGGTCAAAAAATTTCGATTAAAGCAAAGGACATAATAATTGCAACAGGTGCAAGATATAGAATCTTAGATGGATTTGAGCCGGATGGCAAGCAAATTATTACCTCCAAAGAGGCTATGGTTCTTGATAAATTACCAAAATCTATGATTATCGTTGGATCAGGAGCGATTGGTATAGAATTTGCTTCATTTTATAATGCTTTAGGAACAAATGTCACTGTAATTGAAGCACAAAATAGGATTTTACCTAGTGAAGATGAGGAGATTTCTTTAATGGCACGAAAAACCTTTGAAAAGAAAGGGATAAAAATTCATACTAATAGCAAATTGTTAAATCATAGCAAAACCCAAGACCATGTTGTAGTTGAAGTTGAGATAGATGGCAAAAATTACAAGATACAAGCTGAAATTTTGCTTATAGCCGTTGGTATAGTTGGTAACACGGAAAACCTTAATTTAGAAAAAACTAATATCAAAATAGATAGAGGTCATATTATTACCAATCAGTTTATGCAAACTTCGGAAGAAGGCATTTATGCAATAGGTGATGTAACATCAGCACCATGGCTTGCCCACAAGGCAAGTCATGAAGGTATTATTGCTGCGGAAACTATAGCTGGTCTTAAGGCTCATCCTATAGAGAAACGTAATATTCCAGGCTGTACTTATTCCTCACCACAGATTGCTAGTGTAGGACTCACTGAAGAACAAGCGAAAAAAGCTGGTTACCAAGTAAAAATTGGCAGATTCCCATCTATCGCTAACGGTAAAGCCTTGGTTGATGGTTATAATGAAGGAATGATTAAAACGATTTTTGATGTAAAGACTGGTGAATTGTTAGGAGCTCATTTGATAGGTGAAGAGGTTACCGAACTAATTCAAGGTTATGTAATTGCTAGAACTATGGAAGGTACAGAGCTTGATTTAATGAATAGCATTTTTCCACATCCAACTTTATCTGAAATGATGGGAGAGGCGGTATTGCAGGCTTATGGTAGGGCTATTCATATATAA
- the atpH gene encoding ATP synthase F1 subunit delta — MINNKLVRNYTSALFDNALASSLEDKILQQITIINQFIEDNSQIKAVIFSPIVKDVDKCKIIELITETFNIESIVKRFLLILLRHSRMPILSNIVVLYQQLLNNSRNIKMVKVTSSKSLQTREKEWLTKYLADDFQQKVAINFCQSQSIIGGIVVQYDSIVRDYSIAGMLEKITKTLKATKIQPNLG, encoded by the coding sequence ATGATTAACAATAAATTAGTACGTAACTATACTTCTGCTTTATTTGATAATGCATTGGCAAGTAGCTTGGAAGATAAAATATTACAGCAGATTACCATTATTAATCAATTTATCGAGGATAATTCGCAAATCAAGGCTGTTATATTTTCTCCTATAGTAAAGGATGTTGACAAATGTAAAATAATTGAGTTAATTACAGAAACCTTTAATATCGAATCTATAGTTAAGCGGTTTTTGTTAATATTACTAAGGCATTCACGTATGCCTATTTTATCAAACATAGTAGTATTATACCAACAACTACTTAATAATAGCAGAAATATTAAAATGGTAAAAGTAACTTCTTCTAAATCTTTGCAGACTAGAGAGAAAGAATGGTTAACAAAATATTTAGCAGATGACTTTCAGCAGAAGGTTGCTATAAATTTTTGCCAAAGTCAGTCAATTATTGGCGGTATTGTGGTGCAATATGATAGCATAGTTAGGGACTATTCTATTGCGGGAATGTTAGAAAAAATAACGAAAACCTTGAAAGCTACAAAGATACAGCCGAATTTGGGATAA
- the atpA gene encoding F0F1 ATP synthase subunit alpha — MGSIQQLKAVELAEILKKEIANIDQLSDLREVGQVVTVGDGIARVYGIDNVEAGEVVEFASGVKGLALNLETDSVSIVLIGSDREVKQGDAVKRTGKILQVPVGKSLLGRVVDGMANPIDGKGEIITDTYRNIEEKAPGIIVRKSVKEPVQTGIKVIDALIPIGRGQRELIIGDRQIGKTAIVIDTIINQKQAHLNGDEKNKIYCIYVAIGQKRSTVAQVVKRLEDSGAMEYTTVVAATASDPVALQYVAPYTGCSIGEYFRDNGMHALVIYDDLSKHAVAYRQISLLLRRPPGREAYPGDVFYLHSRLLERAAKMSDKAGGGSLTALPIIETQAGDVSAYIPTNIISITDGQIFLENELFYKGIRPAVNIGISVSRVGSAAQVKSMKQVAGSVKLELAQFRELAAFSQFSSDLDVSTKQLISHGTKLSEILKQDQYSPFPVEEQVVSLYAGVKNYLDSIPVERIKEFEHRMLQEIKLSENDILVSIREQGQITEKMEQKLKIFLENFVQNFNACSVS; from the coding sequence ATGGGGTCTATCCAACAATTAAAGGCTGTCGAACTTGCTGAAATATTAAAAAAAGAAATTGCTAACATTGATCAGCTTAGCGATTTACGGGAAGTAGGGCAGGTTGTAACAGTTGGCGATGGTATAGCTAGGGTATATGGTATCGATAATGTGGAAGCTGGCGAGGTAGTCGAGTTTGCGTCAGGAGTGAAAGGTCTTGCTCTTAATCTTGAAACAGATTCTGTAAGTATTGTATTAATTGGTAGTGATCGAGAAGTCAAACAAGGTGATGCGGTAAAAAGAACTGGAAAGATTTTACAAGTACCAGTTGGTAAGTCATTGCTTGGTAGGGTCGTTGATGGTATGGCAAATCCTATTGATGGTAAAGGTGAGATTATAACTGATACATATAGGAATATAGAGGAAAAAGCTCCGGGGATAATTGTTAGAAAAAGTGTTAAAGAGCCGGTGCAAACGGGTATTAAAGTGATTGATGCCCTAATTCCTATTGGTAGAGGTCAGAGGGAGTTAATTATTGGTGATAGGCAAATAGGTAAAACCGCTATTGTTATCGATACTATTATTAACCAAAAACAAGCTCATCTTAACGGCGATGAAAAAAATAAAATTTATTGTATTTATGTAGCTATTGGTCAAAAAAGATCGACTGTTGCACAGGTAGTAAAAAGATTAGAAGACTCAGGAGCAATGGAATATACCACAGTTGTAGCAGCTACTGCCTCTGATCCTGTTGCGTTACAATATGTTGCACCTTACACTGGTTGCAGTATTGGTGAGTATTTTCGTGATAATGGTATGCATGCACTAGTTATTTACGATGATTTAAGCAAACATGCTGTTGCCTATAGACAAATCTCACTATTACTTAGAAGACCGCCGGGACGTGAAGCTTATCCAGGGGATGTATTTTATCTACATTCTAGGTTACTTGAACGAGCAGCAAAAATGTCAGATAAAGCTGGTGGTGGATCTCTTACAGCTTTGCCAATTATTGAAACCCAAGCAGGGGATGTTTCCGCATATATTCCAACCAATATTATATCAATTACTGATGGACAGATTTTTTTAGAAAATGAGCTGTTCTATAAAGGTATCAGACCGGCAGTAAATATTGGTATATCAGTGAGTAGGGTAGGATCAGCAGCACAAGTAAAATCTATGAAGCAAGTGGCAGGAAGTGTGAAACTTGAGTTAGCACAATTTAGGGAATTAGCAGCTTTTTCTCAGTTTAGTTCAGACTTAGACGTTTCAACTAAACAACTTATTTCACATGGTACAAAGCTTAGCGAAATATTGAAGCAGGATCAATATAGCCCTTTCCCTGTTGAGGAACAAGTGGTTAGTCTTTATGCTGGGGTAAAAAATTATCTTGATAGTATTCCTGTTGAACGAATAAAAGAATTTGAGCATAGAATGCTGCAAGAAATAAAACTGAGTGAAAACGATATTTTAGTATCTATTAGAGAGCAAGGACAAATTACTGAAAAAATGGAACAAAAGTTAAAAATTTTCTTAGAAAATTTTGTGCAGAACTTTAATGCTTGTTCAGTAAGTTAA
- the atpG gene encoding ATP synthase F1 subunit gamma, with translation MSGLKQLRSRIKSIKTTQKITKAMQIVSATKFTKAKNQVKDSEDYIGILQDIMSSVASSNNLQDLPIEQKKFFSEGLLDQGDLNINKLHLLIVVTSERGLCGAFNFLLSKQVKSDIANLENAGKQVRLIIIGKKGYDAFKGQYSHYIDNYYEFPKAHNNNLSFQLKEKLMEMVEDFGISNCQIYFNNCKNAMIQIPTKKQILPIEKQLCSNEKYLSYEYEGEGLILHMINLYVSAQINYALLQNRASEEGARMTAMDNATKNAKELINKLTLKLNRSRQDLITKDLIEIIAGAEAV, from the coding sequence ATGTCAGGTTTAAAACAGTTAAGATCTCGTATTAAGAGCATTAAAACAACGCAAAAAATCACTAAGGCTATGCAGATAGTTTCGGCTACTAAGTTTACAAAAGCCAAAAACCAAGTTAAGGACTCAGAGGATTATATTGGGATTCTGCAGGATATAATGTCTAGCGTGGCATCTAGCAATAATTTACAGGATCTGCCGATCGAACAGAAAAAATTTTTTTCAGAAGGATTATTAGACCAAGGTGACTTGAATATAAATAAGCTACATTTACTAATAGTAGTCACCTCCGAACGAGGTTTATGTGGAGCTTTTAATTTTTTACTGTCCAAGCAGGTAAAATCTGATATTGCAAATTTGGAAAATGCTGGTAAACAAGTAAGGCTTATTATTATTGGCAAAAAGGGTTATGATGCATTTAAGGGGCAATATTCCCATTATATTGATAATTATTATGAGTTTCCAAAAGCTCATAATAATAATTTGTCATTTCAGCTCAAAGAAAAACTGATGGAGATGGTAGAGGATTTTGGAATTAGCAATTGTCAAATATATTTTAACAACTGTAAAAATGCTATGATACAGATTCCAACTAAAAAGCAAATATTGCCAATTGAAAAACAGCTATGTTCAAATGAGAAATATTTGAGCTATGAATATGAAGGTGAAGGGCTTATTTTGCATATGATTAATCTTTATGTATCGGCTCAAATTAATTATGCTCTACTACAAAATAGAGCTAGCGAAGAAGGAGCTAGAATGACAGCAATGGATAATGCAACAAAAAATGCTAAGGAGCTTATTAATAAGTTAACACTAAAACTTAATAGATCTAGACAAGATCTGATTACTAAGGACTTGATAGAGATTATTGCAGGGGCAGAAGCCGTATAA